The genomic window AGGATCAGGTAAACTCTTCTATTTTATTTCTACTTTCTCTATACTTGATCATGGTACCTGTATTCTTTGCTAGTAAATGCAGAGATGAAGTTTAAAAATACTTTGCCACATTTGATTTCATTTGTTAGTTTCTTTGTGTTTAGCTTTAACCATTGACATGATTCAGTCAGGAAATCTTGTGCCAAACGACTCGTATAATTCTATTATCTTTTCTAGCAGCAATCTGAAGATCAAGTCTATAATGTGCTATCTGTTTTATCCTTCTCTGACTGATTTATGGTTGCTGGCTTTATTTCTTTGGTGAAATGCAGATTTACGACATCTTCCAGCTTCTCCCAGCCAAGATTCAGGGTGGAGTCTTTCTCTGTCGTCGTTCATGTTCTCGGTGCAGTCGAGCACCAGCACGTAAATCTTTGCGCTGGCCTCCACCGCCACCAGCGCGGCGTCCACCGGGTCAGTCACGTTGCAGAAGACAAAGCGGACGTCCACGCGCGCCACGCCCGCGGGCGCCGCCAGCGCCGGCTGCAGCGCATAGGCCATCCATACTATGTCCTGCCGCTCCCGCCGGCTCGGCATGGTCAGCACGCCCACGAGCAGGCTGATTTTCCGGCGGCCGTGGCAGCGTCtcggcgtcggcgacggcggAGGCCTTCTCGTCGGCGCCTGGCGCGGCGGAGTAGTAGCCACCGTCGTCGGTGCCCGCGCTGCGGCTGAGCATGTTGAGGCCCTGGGAACGGGCACGGGAGGAGCCGAGGCTCGGAGCGCCAGCAGCAGAGCGAGCCGGCCCAGCGGCACCAGGAGGATGTACGGCGTGCAGAGCGACGCTGTGTGGAGCCCTTGCGACGATgtaagcctgttcgtttggctgtggcacgtcgtaaatgatcgtaaattttcagccggaatagtatttttctctcacacaaaccaggcagcagtacttcttcacgaaccagcaacgatacgaaccagccaaccaaacagtaCTTCTCACACAAACCATGTTTGTTATTGGGTTTTGGATCTTTTGTGCTAATGCTAACGGGTTTTGCAAAATCTGACAGATTTTTTTTATTGCAAAACTGTCATTTTTTGTTGGCTGACGTGTTAGCTTTTGATTTGTCAAAAATTTGACAGATTTTTGGTTGAAAAATCTGTCGCCAGATATGTAGACACACACATACTACACTTCTTCGGTTTCAAGTTACGAGAGAAGTTTTTAGTTTTTATAGATACATTACTTCTACAATGTAGGCAATAGTTATGTATTTAGAAATGTCGCTTTAATTAtttttcatccattttgctatgtatctagatataaataGATGTATAAAAAAAAAGGCGAGAGCAATTTATAATATATTGTAGATGGATGGCCGCGCCAACCGCGGGAAATGAAATTGAAGCTGATCCTAATCCGTCGGGCACCATCGATCGATCGATGGGTCGCCCGCCCTCTTCGATATCTCTACTTGCTATTGTTAGTGTCTACTTAATTAGTTAAGCACTATATTGGTGTCGGTGTCGATCGGACACGCGCGGATCATGCATATATCCATGTGCCTGTGTACTTGTTCGATCGATCATCAACTCCGATCCTCGCACACGTACAGGCGGTCGACGACGACAGTACAATTAATCATCTCCGACTCCGACCGTGATCATCTCGAGATCTGCTGCCTTGCCATGGCTTCCTTCGGCGAGGCCCCTGTCGGTGACGCCGGCAGCGGCGAGAAGATCTTCCGCACCAAGTGCGCGCAGTGCCATACGGTGGAGCGAGGCGGCGCGCACAAGCAGGGGCCCAACCTGCACGGCCTCTTCGGCCGCCAGTCCGGCACCACCCTCGGCTACGCCTACTCCACGGCCAACAAGAACATGGCCGTCGTGTGGGAGGAGGCCACCCTGTACGACTACCTCCTCAACCCCAAGAAGTACATCCCGGGCACAAAGATGGTCTTCCCGGGGCTCAAGAAGCCCAAGGAGCGCACCGATCTCATCGCCTACCTCAAGGAATCCACCACGGCTTAATTATTACAAACATACATAATAGCttctttaatttatttaattaatttgttcTTGCATTGACCATGCACGCATGCATATGGATTTTCGCGCGCTACATATATACTATACCTAGCAGGTACCAATAAATTAAATAATACCTTTTCATTTCTTTATTCCACAATTTTTACATCGTCCATCGATATATATGTCTGTGAATTGAAGCTTACTCTATATAATAGCTCTGGGCTTCGATTAACTGCAAGTATATATATGTATCATGATTGTACTCTCGATTGTTCTTAATATAATCTAGGCGGGGAAGCTCTCCCCTCCATAGATTCTcgtcaaaaaaaaattattatctGTCAACAGTCATTGATCGATCCATTCAATCAATTTAAGTTAAGATTAATTATTAagagtttatttatttacttATTACTATACTATATTTGTGTTTGTGCGTTGCACCGAGGCCACACATTTTTATCCATGTCTACTGCAACGATTTGATCATTTTCAGAGCTATTAAACATTTTTTGCATTGGAACCTAAACTATTTCCAAATGCATTTAGGCTTTTTGATCATATTCTCTTTGTATTTACTCCCACACGCCATTCTCTTTTCGTCAAACCAAATAGCCCTGTGACTGAAACAAAACAGCACCAGCCGGCTACCGGTCAGTCTGACCGTCTTAGCGACACATCGATATCTATCAAAATTACAGGAAAGGGCAGGTgacaaaagaagaaaagacaGTCCAGGCCAAAATGATTCACGCGTATGCCAATTCTTCAGACTGACTTTGGAGTAGACTGTACATGGGTTGTACACGCCCTTAGGCTTTTTAAGATTTATATTTCACACGCAATGACACGGTAACACTCTCTGGCAGAaatgaacttaacaaaatttgaattgtaGTTTTTGGATTAGATTTAGATTTTATATAGATTTTATAAGTTCCAGTCAATTTGTGCATTGTTTTGAAAAAGGCAAGAAGCTAATGGAACTCTTTCTATTGGGAACCTGAAGTCTATGTAAATGTTGAGATCAACTTTCACTATTCGTTTGCTGTTTATATTTCTTCGCATTTTTCACCTGCTGAATTAGATCACGAACTCACACGTACTATCGGACGGTATTAAAGTCGGTTGATAAGCCGACTgaactgttttgttgtgagaaaaaaatactgtagattctagctgataagccggctgataagttcaagcaaacgGCCCGGAACTGCCGGTATGGCCGACTGGGACTGACCTCGCCGCCTCCGTGCCCCTGGACAGCCACGTCGCTCTCGCCCACTGCCTCCATGGCCATGGCATGCAGCGTGATGGCCTCCTGTGCGTACTTGCGCACGCTCTTCTTGATCTTTCCAGGTATCGAGAGCGCGCGGATGGTCAATGCGCTTCCCATTCGGATACGGCATTAGGAAGGGGTGAGCGGAGCGGGTGTATATAGCGTATACGCCGCCTTAACTGACAGCCCcacctctccatatatatatatctactcGCCAACAAATTCTTAACTATAAGATCATTGAATAAAATTGGACCTAGATCTAGCGTCTCTAAAAAATGGTGAAGGCACAGAAAAGTTAAGTTTTAGTGACTTTGGTTTCTAGGCCAAAAACGACTTCAGCATCACTGTTTTTGGGTTGGTCTTGGCTTTAGAAATTGTTCACATGTGTATCCATTTAGTAGGTTTTTTTATTAAACCAGTGGAGAAACCTTAACAAAACCCCCCTACCAGAGAAGATCTAAAATACGATTAGTACCTCATAGTCGCAGCTTCATAGTCGCAGCTATACTACCACTTGAGCATTGACATGAGCTGGGGCTGGATCTGAATCCATCCAGGCCTGTTTTTCTACATCAACCCTCAAAATCTCCTTTTTTCACCCGGACTCCGAACGACACGCTCCATATATGGCTGAGTCCATTATACCTTTTGATTTTGCcgatgtagttgggttattatctcagtcggccatgatcctctaatatatatagagggggtggtcttatcatAGTAGAAAATCTTTCCCACACAAAATCTACAAGTTTTCCATAATATTGGGCAAGTTTTCATCAAGTTAGATTCAACACGGGTTCGGACCAAGAAAAATGCCCTAGCCGGTTTTTACAGGGTGACTtggcattttttttttgaaaaacggtTTGGCCAAATCCGGCCTGGCTGGTTCTAGGATTCAGTCAGACCTATTATCTGCATCAGTCCTCAAAATCTCCCTTTCTTCATCTGgaatccatatatgttttttcgATCGTCTCGGCGAGGGAAAGAAAAAAGTCATTTTGTCCTCCCTCAACTATCACGAAAGTCAGCCTTTTTCTCCCTCAACTCAAAGGGAGGACAAAATTGACTTTTTTCCTGAGGGAAATACAATGGTGGAGTCCATTATGCCTTTGACCACTTAATTTGGCTATCAACAAGGCCCAGTCTCACATGTGTTACAGTGTTAATGTGGATTACACACAAAATACATGGATGGTGGTTCATGTGCACTGTGAAATACACACATTCACACAAATAACCATCGGCCACCGGTCGCTCGTCACCTGCAACATTGTAAGGAAGTGTGTTAAGGGGAAAAGAATGGTAGCAAGCGTGCGAAATTACTCCTATATCACATAATTTGGTTTCACGCAGCGGAACTGTTCAATAACATATTCTCTCACTCGTTAGTGTACACACAAAATACATGGATGTCGGTTCAGTGCTGAGGTTCTCTATCTCTCATCATCCCGCGACATTGTAAGGAAGCAGTGTTCAAAAGGAAAATAAAGGGCATGTGCCAGCGGGGCGCCTACCTGCCAACAATCTCCCCCTACACCCCCACCTGGAGCAACCCGCTTGACCCCTCTCCCCCCTCCCCACCCAAAAAAAATAATTCCTCCTCACTTTCACTAAATTGGGCCAAATTCAATTGTCTTGGGTCAGACAACAGACCAGGACAGCAACCATGTAGTAAAATCTAAAATTCCTAATATCATCACATATCCCATGGTTTTTGAAGGTAAAAAAAAGTCCATAGCTCCTAAACCAAGTATCTTAATTAAAATCCAATTGCATCATCGTGTTTCTTGCAACAAACTCTTCAAAACAAGACCCCATATGGATATATTTTGATAAAAATTTTAACGAATATTTATCTCATGATGAACATGTATTTGAATGTAATCGTTGAACATAACATTAACACTACAGAAACATCGTAGAAAatagcatagaacatcatatgtatattacgtgaacatcatatatatcatgaaatgtaaaaaataaataaaaataaaaataaaattagtgaagtaattaattatactcaaataaaaagaagaaaaaaatgctaccgaacatcataaatacatcgtagaacatcacattaacactacatgaacatcactaaatatagcagaatatcatatgtatactacgtgaacatcaataatatcatgaaaatataaaataaaataataaaattagtgaagtaattaattagagtcaaataaaaagaagaaaaaatgctaccgaacatcacaaaatatatccTAGAACATCAATGTATACTGAACATCATAAAAACATTGTAGAACGTCACATTTGTACTCGCAGACATCACAAAATATAGCATAGAATATTACATGTATACTATGTGAAGATCACATGTATATGTAAAATAAAAAAGTGGAACATAAAATTATAAAtagaagaaaaaaggaaaataaatgaatgaaaggaatgatttttttatttttttatttggtaTCATGGGTTCCATATATGGTGATTTAGCACCTTTAGGTCCTGTTTGGTAGGGATTTGAGGGCAGCTTCAAGAGCTGTTTTTCAGCTTCATTCACCAAATAGGACGCCGCCGAACTGCTTCACGAATGCAATCTCTAGATACGCGCTAAGACAagcgaggagagagaagagaagctAAAAAATTGGCTTCAACCAACTTCACCTTCTGCACTAGTGGGCCCCTGCGTATCCATGGTCGGCTTTGCCCACGCGAAGCCTTCGAGCGGGCACGACCAGGACTGGCAGTACTGACCAGGGCTAGGAGGGACGGCGTCGCGGTCTGCGTAGGGAGGACGACCGCCGCATGGAGAAGACGGGCGGCTCCACAGGGATGGGTGGCGCCATAGGAACGCGCGCGGAGAGGGTAGCTGCGCCACAAGACGCCATCGAGGGTGCCTAGACGGGCGGGCGGTGGCAACATAATTGAAGAGATGAGAGTGGGAGAAGGAACGTGAGATCCATGCACGCAGTGGAGAGAACCGAGGAAGAGATATGACCGGGAGAGGAAAGAAATAAAGAGGAAAAAtgtgaaaataaaaaaaaggaaaggcCATTATTGACTTTTCATCTTTTTTGCCAATCAGAAAAAACTATTTTACTAAACGTTGCACCAAAATAATTCCAGTTCCACCAAAAGAAGACAGCTTCTTTAGCAAAGctgcttcactagtgaagttgaGTTGTAGCACAGAGAAACCTTAATCTTAGCATCATCCATGGTGCTATACAGTTGCTCACATTGTGGTAGCCAacataagagcaactccaaccaATCCCTCAAATTTTGCCCCCTATTCCTGCAAACGAGAGTCCCTCATCCATATTTCATCCCCTACTTCTCAGGGTATTCCAACCGATCTCCTAAATTTTCTCTACTTTTACACTGTATTGTCATGGACCTTGTTTATTGGTCCCACTTGTCAGCTTTATGAAAGAGAGAAAGCAGGATGAGGGAGAGGATGAGGGACTCCTATGTCTGGGGGTTTAGGAGAGAGAAATGAAAGTCCCTCACCCATCGAGGCTTGAATAGGGATTCTGTTGGAGAGGTTTTTGATGTGTTTGGGCTCTCAAAATAAGATGAGGGCTCAAGTAAGAGTTCGGTTGAAGTTGCTCTAAGGATCTAGTATTAGATATCCAATCCAGCATATTACTATGCTTTAAGCAGTGTTTGGTTGTCTTGTGTTTCCACTTTGCATAACTTAAAGCTCTGTTTGTTGGTTGCCCGCATTAGATACTGCAATGCATAGTTGCCTGTGTTTGGTTGGTTGAATTGGTCATCACCATCTCTCCCTCTCTCGTGATGTCTTCGTCCTCCCTCTGATCTCTCCCGTCGGCCTCCATGGCcatggaaaagaaaaagaaggcaaagtgGCAAACAACATGGTATACGGCCTCCACCTCCATGGACTCCGAGACGATGACGCTGGAACAAACAACATGCAGTAGTGTTCAAACGGCAGGCGCCGTACGGCTAAGACCAGCCGCGGCCGGAGAAGCGGCCCAAGAAGACGTGCGACTGCTGCTGCTTCGGTGGCGGCAAGCGCGACAAGGCCCGCAAGGACAAGAAGGGCGGCGGCGCCGATGGCAGCGAGGAGCCGCGCCGAGGCCTGCTCGGCTTCTTCAGGAAGCAAAGCAAGAAGGACAAGCTCGGCGGCGGGTGGGTGGCCGGCAGCAAGAAGGGCGGCGGGCTGTACAAGAAGCACCAGCGCGCGTTCGAGCTGGAGGAGATCGAGGAGGGGCTGGAGGGGTATGACGAGCTGGAGCGCTCCTCGCTCATGTCGCAAAAGAACTTCAAGAAGCGGTTCGGCCAGCTGCCCGTGTTCATCGCCTCCACGCTCGTCGAGGACGACGGCCTGCCGTagggcgccgccgccgaccacgCCACGCTCATCAAGGAGGCCATCCACGTCATCAGCTGTGGCTGCGAGAAGACCGAGTGGGGAAATGAGGTAATTGATTGAATCTGCGCCTCCATGCCAGCAGATCTTGATGGCTGAGGTCGAAGCTGCGCGTCGCCGCCGCGACCGCGCCTGATGCCAGCGACGGTGAAGACTCGAGCGGTCTGCGGGACCGAGAAGATGCGAGGGAGAGGAGGGCGGAGTGGGTGCGCGGACGCGCGGTGAGCCGGTGACCCGTGAAGACGCGGTGAAGAGTGGGTGCGGGGAGGGGCAGAGCGGATGCATCGCTTCTACACAGCGGAATGCAATGCAATCCTTTCACAGTGGATACGGCCGATTTCGAGGAAATAGTGGGATGCAAGCCCAAACTGCTTTGAGGACAGTGCTAGCCTGCATAAGGCTATATACAGCTAACCAAATAGGTCCAACTTGCATTATGAGGATCTGAATAAGGAGTTATATAGGCAACTAATCAGGCCCTACGGGGAGAGTGGAGGCGATGAATGAAAGCGCGCAGGCTGCCCGCGGTGATGCCCATGGACGACGCACGCGGCATGCCCTGCCCTGCCGGCCTGCCCTGACTTTTACCATCACCAGTGCAGCGCAGCAGCGCGCGCCTGCATCGACCGGCCGGCCTTGCTTTGTCCATCGACCACTCCTCTCCCGTCGTGGCAGTCGCATGCAGTCGCGCTACCAGTGGCCGTCCAAGCTCCACGTGCCCACCTGCTAGCAGATAGCTAGCGCAGCATGCACGCATGCATTCCGCTTGGCTCCGATCCCTTATTCTTGGACCGGGCAATCTTGTCGCCATCTCCAACTCCGTCCATCTCGATCGGCCGGTGCCGTTCTGCTGCTCGATCGATCTCTTGGTGGTTTCTGGCAGGGACCTGCATTTCTATCGTCCATATTGCTAGTTCCACCGGAATCAGGCCACCGGCGACAGAGGGGAGTTAAGGGTGGCTCGAGCAATCATCAGCAGGTACGGTGGCAGGCAGCGACCATCGCGGGCTGGCGGCTTGCCTCTGATCCCTTGTCTTGAGCTCTTGGCGCAACGACCGTCTCCGATCTTGCTTGCAATTGCAAGA from Miscanthus floridulus cultivar M001 chromosome 11, ASM1932011v1, whole genome shotgun sequence includes these protein-coding regions:
- the LOC136494301 gene encoding cytochrome c-like — translated: MASFGEAPVGDAGSGEKIFRTKCAQCHTVERGGAHKQGPNLHGLFGRQSGTTLGYAYSTANKNMAVVWEEATLYDYLLNPKKYIPGTKMVFPGLKKPKERTDLIAYLKESTTA